In one Komagataeibacter sp. FNDCR2 genomic region, the following are encoded:
- the dnaA gene encoding chromosomal replication initiator protein DnaA, producing the protein MTGGLEGYDAVAEANAQKSVLAIHWSRICQRLKAEVGEVEYRTWLRQITVGPVEEDEITLYLPTRFLRDWVRGQYGDRLGTLWNAEVPGIRRVELQVARADAAPAAPEGDETPVPLPPVAREKAAAVPAAPVVDEPRQAEVRTDLAAPLDPRFTFDTFVVGKPNEFAYACARRVAERPSSPGFNPLFLYGGVGLGKTHLMHAIGAELLREGRVSVAYMSAEKFMYRFIAAIRSQSTMEFKEQLRSVDVLMIDDLQFLIGKDNTQEEFFHTFNALVDAGRQIVVSADKSPSDLSGLEDRLRTRLGCGMVADIHATTFELRISILEAKATASGVVVPAKVLEFLAHKITSNVRELEGALNRLIAHANLFGRPVTLEATQDVLHDILKAHDRRVTIEEIQRKVAEHWNIRLTDMSSARRARAVARPRQVAMYLAKQLTSRSLPEIGRKFGNRDHTTVMHAVSRVTELMEQDPAFAEDVELLRRMLES; encoded by the coding sequence ATGACGGGCGGACTGGAAGGCTATGACGCGGTTGCGGAAGCCAACGCACAGAAAAGCGTGCTCGCCATTCATTGGTCGCGCATCTGCCAGCGGCTGAAGGCGGAAGTGGGTGAGGTCGAATACCGCACCTGGCTGCGCCAGATCACGGTCGGCCCGGTGGAGGAAGACGAAATCACCCTCTATCTGCCCACCCGCTTCCTGCGCGACTGGGTGCGTGGGCAGTATGGCGACCGGCTGGGTACGCTGTGGAACGCGGAAGTGCCCGGCATCCGCCGTGTCGAGTTGCAGGTCGCCCGCGCGGACGCCGCCCCGGCCGCGCCGGAAGGGGATGAAACGCCCGTGCCGCTCCCGCCCGTGGCGCGTGAAAAGGCGGCGGCCGTACCAGCCGCGCCAGTAGTGGATGAGCCACGGCAGGCGGAAGTGCGCACCGACCTGGCGGCGCCGCTGGATCCGCGCTTTACGTTCGATACCTTTGTGGTGGGCAAGCCGAACGAGTTCGCCTATGCCTGCGCCCGCCGTGTGGCCGAACGCCCGTCCAGTCCCGGTTTCAACCCGCTGTTCCTGTATGGTGGGGTGGGGCTGGGCAAGACGCACCTCATGCATGCGATCGGGGCCGAACTGCTACGCGAAGGGCGGGTCTCGGTGGCCTATATGTCGGCCGAGAAGTTCATGTACCGCTTCATCGCGGCCATCCGCTCTCAGTCCACCATGGAGTTCAAGGAACAGTTGCGCTCCGTCGATGTGCTGATGATCGACGACCTGCAGTTCCTGATCGGCAAGGACAATACGCAGGAAGAATTCTTCCACACCTTCAACGCGCTGGTCGATGCCGGGCGGCAGATCGTGGTGTCCGCCGACAAGTCGCCTTCCGACCTGTCGGGGCTGGAGGACAGGCTGCGCACGCGGCTGGGCTGCGGCATGGTGGCGGACATCCATGCCACCACGTTCGAGCTGCGCATTTCCATTCTGGAGGCCAAGGCCACGGCGTCCGGCGTGGTGGTTCCCGCCAAGGTGCTGGAATTCCTGGCGCACAAGATCACGTCGAACGTGCGTGAGCTGGAGGGCGCGCTGAACCGGCTGATCGCGCACGCCAACCTGTTTGGCCGCCCCGTCACGCTGGAAGCCACGCAGGATGTGCTGCATGACATCCTTAAGGCGCATGACCGGCGCGTCACCATCGAGGAAATCCAGCGCAAGGTGGCCGAGCACTGGAACATCCGCCTGACCGATATGTCCTCGGCCCGCAGGGCGCGGGCGGTGGCGCGGCCCCGGCAGGTGGCGATGTATCTGGCCAAGCAGTTGACCAGCCGTTCCCTGCCCGAGATCGGGCGCAAGTTCGGCAACCGTGACCATACCACCGTCATGCACGCCGTCTCGCGCGTGACGGAGCTCATGGAGCAGGATCCCGCCTTTGCCGAGGACGTGGAACTCCTGCGCCGCATGCTGGAAAGCTGA